TTCATTTTACATGCTTTTCATCCAAAGCCACACAAGTTGGTACCGTGAAAGTGGTGTTGTAGATCTGATATGGGGTATGACAAGGAAACATTGAAATGCCAGTACATAAATTCCACATAATTGCTTCTAACAGTGTCATCTACTGTAGCAGATTCAGGAAGATTTGGCAACAAAAAGAGGTCATTCGATGATGCTATTTGTGTTGGCATCACCACTTTCCTCAGCCTCGGCTCAACTGTGTTGTTTTAAAGGAGCATAAGAACAGCATAGCATCATGGTTTCTTTTAGTGGGGATCTGATGAGCTTATCCAACTTGTGATTTGACCTCTCCTGCATCCACTTCAGATGAAGACTTAGATTGGATGATTGATGGCAGTGCTTCAGGTCAAGCATTCCCACACATGTATTTTACCACTTACATAAAAACTAAAGATTTGGCTTTGTGAATATGGCAAGAAGACTGATATATAGAGACAATTTAACTCATAGGTCACTATCTATAGAAGTGGTGGACTGGAAAATAAGCCTCTTACATGCACTTGAGTTCTTTTGTGTTAAGTTTTGTTCTTGTGCCAAAAATTTAGAGAATTAAGCTTGATGATAAGTCAAGATCATGTACTTCTTGGGATGTAGAAGTCGATACTTTTACCTAAATAAATTTTCTCATGAATTTAAGGAAGGGAATGTTGTTGACAATTGGTCGGCCTTTTTATCTTGTGCCATCAAATCTTTTCATTTTTAGATTGGAGCATGACCTTCTGAACTTGATTTTTCTGGTTTGCTTGGATACGAACGATCGTGTGgatcaaagttttcttcttctttttttttgttgctttggaaaaagaagaaatagagCTGGTCAAAAGGTGAGATGTTATCTCTTTGAAGGCCAAACCATTTAGGATTTTTCAAAAGGGTGGAGGAATCTACTACAAGTGTATGTGATCTTAGTGATCTTAGACCAATTCCTTTTTAGGTGGTTTCATGGTGGAAGGGGATGTGGAACAAGATGAATATGATATGTGAGGCCAACAAGATCTTAGACCAATTCCTTTTTAGGTGGTTTCATGGTGGAAGGGGATGTGGAACAAGATGAATATGATATGTGAGGCCAACAAAATCCTTCTCCTGAAAAgctgataaagattttgattgggTAATTAATAATTCCAACATCTTAAGAAGATTATACCAGTTCAGGTTTGACATGTAAATTAAACTCAAGTGTATGGTCTCAGCCCAGATGAAGAACGAGTACTATgtaaatattcttaattaaaCACCATAAAAGAGAGACAAATACATCATGTTCTACTCTGATTCAATGATACAAATTTTGACTGTATGATCAATAATCCCAAAAGCTTAAACTATTAGAAATAGGCTCAATATATTTATAAGTTTTGAtacgagagaaaaaaaaaacccctCAAGAATTCAAGTATTTATGCTAGAAAATGATAGTGCAAATTAAGCCGAGCACAAAGCACAACTATAGGCTTTGAAGTTTGAAGAGCAAAAAGAAGGTAACTTTGATGTCTCTTTAGTTCGTTCGATTATCGTAATCTTTCTTTCTGTACATTTGCAATCTAAAttgaacaaaaaagagaaaaaaaaaaaacaattttgctTGGTACTGATTTTTAGGAGGAGATTTGCATGAAGCGACCTCAAAGTTTTTTATTATCATCAAATGTAAAAATAGCTCATGGCATGCAAACACGAGAAGATATTTTTATGATTCAAAGCAAGTTGCTTGATGATGGTATGGGAAGTTTAATCTTTTCTCATTATGATTCTATTTTTCTATGTCGATGATATGCTTCTAGCCTGTGAGATACAAGTAGACTTGACAAGTTGATGAAAGAATTAAATGCCTTGTTTGACATGATAGATTTAGAATCGACAAAAGAATATTTTTTAGCGTGAAAATCAAATGTGATTGGGGCATGAAACATATCGAAAAGATATTTAAAagattcaaaattgaaaaacggTAAATCAATATTCTTGGTTTAGCTCAAAACGGAAGAAAATGAGATTTAAAAAGATTTTCTATTGTGAAGgagtataatatatatttttcagaaaAGATAAActtctatgtgtgtgtgtgtgtgtgtataccttAGCTAAACATTGAGATCATTAGAGAATTCCTCTCTTCAAACTTGATCATTAGGAGTAGACTAATCAAACTTGATTATTACAGGTGTATAATCAAACTTGATTATTACAGGTTTTAAATGAAGTAGAATATAATATGAGATGTAATTTGAATAATATTAGGAGTAGACCTAATAATATAGTTAAGGTGAATATAAAAATTCTAGGTATCTTAAATTAGTTATGTAATAAGGTGAAGAAATTGATAGAGATATTACTCATATAGTAAAATTTTATGTATTAAAATGGATAGGTATTTCATGAGTTTTGCATGATCAATAAATACCATTCACATTAAAAAAACCATTCTATAGGAATGTTGTTAGACTTATCATTTTCTATGGATCTCATCATTAGataattaagaaataatatatataaattttgtatCATTGAAATGAGAATATTGAGATGATTGTCTAGAGTTATtaggaaaaatataaaaaaaattcaattattactattattaataCGAGACATAAAACTATTACTATTATTAATACGAGAAAAAGGCAGAGGTATAAGAAGACTATAGTAAatcctataaataaaaatttaaatattcttaatttaatatccatGTGCTAGACTTCAAATAATTTGAACATTAGGAGGCTCCTTTTATATTTTTAGATGAAACAAGCAAccaaaattataaaaagaatatGCATATTTATAAAGAAATGAACCTCCACCAAAAAACGAAAAAAAAGGACTTTAAGCAAGATGGATTTATATTATTGTGGAGTGTCAACATATACTTGTTGTTGATTGTTATCACCAGATTAAGAATGAATTCATAGAAGCAAAGCATTATGTCCACTACTAAAGAAGCAAGATGGATTTTCTTATACCCTTAGTCTCATTTATTAGTGAAATTAATATGGTGTCCCATGGTTTTTCCCTTTTAGAATTTTCACAAAAAATATTGATGCTTCTCCACTTGTTTAAGTGTTAAATTACACCCTATTGATTATTATTCTAGATTAAGTGGTGAAGAATAGAGACCTCCTCCTTAAAGGATATCGGTGCCTTCATTTCAACAAGTCTACCTCAATCAAAGAAATTGTGGTTGGAAGAGGTGGAAGAATCAAGCAATGAGAAGGCCAAGCACATGAAAACGATCCCACCAGCTTGCGAAATGGATTTAAATGGTGACTTTGGTGAGTCACGAAGTCCAAATTATCTTTCGCATCGTAAGTACATCTCCTTTGACAACTACTATGGATTCCCTTTATGGGTGGCCATCACCATTTGGATCGTGAGGTAGGTTAGCTTTGATGTGCACGAGACCACCACTTTGATTGCTAGGGTGGCTTTGGtgtgcaagaaaaagggaaaggtAAAGAAGGAGCATCATCGTGAGAGTGAAAGCTACAAAGAGATGGAGTTGCTTGAGAACCATGGCAGGCTCACAGCAAAAAGCCTATGGATGTTGGAGGCCGTGAAAGCTTCGAAGTGACGATACGTGCGGTTCCTAATGGCTCTTTGACGGCCTTGACTTGTTTCACTTGGGATTTTTCCTTTTGTTGATGCTTGGAAGCTCTGCAAGCCTTCCATCAATTTTCAATCTCTTGAACTGATACAACTCATCCAACTCCTCAGGTTTTGACAAGTCTCCGTAAAGATACATCGTTGTTAACCAGAGAGGTTAATACGTTGGGTTGGATTCATATCAGCAGAAAGCTTAGTAGTGTGCTGCAGTCCACTCTCTTGCTAAGAGAACTTTGTGTTATATCGAGGCTTCTATTGCCTCAAATCTCATCGAATCGACACAGTGGCGGTATGAATCGATACTCGGGTCTTCAAAGGGAGAGGGGTTTCACTAAATTCTATGTTTGTGGGAAACAATAGGATTGATTCCACTGTTTAATGTAATGGCTCAGTATCTATCGGATTTGGTGTTGTCTCACGCAGCATAAAAGAGGCCATGCAAACCGAAACTGAAGCCATTTCTGAAGGTTCTCACAGCACTATAAAGAAACAACTTCAACATGTACATACATATTTGCAATCAGACTCTATAAATCGGAAAATGGATGCCAATCCCAACATAATAATATAACAGTAAATACGGTGTATTATTCCAATTATGCTCATTCAAATAAGAAAGGACATATAATTAAGCAAAGGGAAAGGTCAAAGGATCCAACCCGAACCAAAAATAAGGCCCAATACGGAGCCTCTTGATGCCAAAATGCTTGGGGAGCGGACAAACCCACAGACGTCAGAGGTACGATGAgcccctccttccccttctcgtcGCCCTCCTCCATCAAGAGTCCCCCATCCTCCACGCCGCCTGCACGGCCGCTGCCCCCGCCGACTACTACGACCTCTGCGTGCAGTCGATGGAGCAGGACGCGATGAGCGACATCGCCGACGTCAGCAGCCTCGACCTCATCTCTGCCAACCTGACGCTGGTCGACGTCGACCGCACTCTATGTCTCGTGAGCACATGGGTGAAATAAATACCTAAGTATAGTGCTTATGGTATAGTGATTAAATGTAGACCATTTAGTCTTTGTCTTACATTGTCTTATGGTAATTAAATGTAGTCTTATGTAAATACATAATAAGTACAAAAATTCTCTTTGtagatatttattttttgtaGATTAATTGCTGCTGAGATTATAGTAGTTTGCTTTTAGTATCTATGCAGAGAAGTTAATTATAAAGCAGTAAGGTTTAGCCGAAAATGGAGAGAATTTTTTATGTCCATGAGGAGCATTGGGAAGATATACATCAATTGAATATGGTCATCATGAAAATATGAATCTCTTATTTTATCAAACATTGCCACCAATTCATGTATTTAATAGTGATCATAAATAATCAACCATGTTCAAAGACATTAATTATTGCAGCTCATTTTGCAACGTTATGATTGACTCAACGCTAATTAGGTTATGAAATATTACTGGGTGGAGTCCGGTAGAAGGTGAATGCTAACATAGCATCTCTAGCTGACAAAGTAGTACTCCTCACAGTCGATGAACTCACTCAATTCATCCAACTCCAGCGGCAGGTGGTGGCGGTGTGCATCCACCGAAGACCCACCTCGGAAGAGCTCCTCGTGATCAGCAAAGCCATAGCCTTCGGCTTCAAACTCATTTACAGTCGCATTCCAGTTTAACGTGAAGTCAAATGGCTGCCCGACGTTGAGCTCCGATCCATCAGCCGTCAAGTGCAGCACTGGGAGCGCATCAGATGCAAGCGCCGGTGATGGGCTGGCGACGCCGGAAGAGCTCTCCAGTTTCTGGTTCATCTTGGCATTAAGATCCTGAATGGTGAGGGATCTCTTGCTCAAGTGGGTATTCCAGTGGTTCTTTATCTCGTTATCTGTTCGGCCTGGTAGTCTTCCAGCAATTAGCGCCCATCTGCGTACAACAGTGAAACAGCAGCTTTCTATCATGCATACATCCTCCATAGGTCATCAAAAGACTTGGAGGTCTCATTTGCTCATGCAGTAATGGCTGCTGCCATATTGTGTCATGCTGTTTCACGGAAGATGCGACACCCAATTAACTTCTTAGACGTCGCAATGATAATTTTTCTGTCTTCCATTTCATCTCTCCAGTTTACCTATTATGAGCCTCAACACTACATTCACTGTTTAATCCATATATTTTGTAGTTtttagtaagatggagacaatttTTCATTTACTAGGATTTCCAATCCATTTCCTACTATGCTTTGTCATTTCTAATTCTTTACGTAAGCACACACTCCCACACTGTTTATGTATCAAAGTTATCACTGTGTTTAGCAACCTGAGAAGGGACAAAGAATGTCGAGTGACTTAGCATGAATGATTTATAAATATGAATGCTGCTTCTTTTTCATTTTCCCCAAAGAAAAGTCAGAACACATAAAAGGAATAAACAACAATGTGTCTTTGGGGTATAATGCCATAGCAGTGGAGCAAGTAATCTAGTGATGAAGCATAGGAAAGACGTGTAATAGGAGTGGATGCAGTGATATTACCTGTTGCCGAGTAGGTTGTGCAATCTAATTATGAGGTCCTCTTCCTCTTCAGACATGTTGCCTCTCTTGATTCCTGGCCTTAGATAGTTCAGCCATCTTAGTCTACAACTCTTTCCGCACCTATCTAACCCTA
The DNA window shown above is from Musa acuminata AAA Group cultivar baxijiao chromosome BXJ2-4, Cavendish_Baxijiao_AAA, whole genome shotgun sequence and carries:
- the LOC135608796 gene encoding transcription factor MYB4-like; translation: MAWKRGAWSAEEDRKLVEYVTAHGDKKWRTLAAKAGLDRCGKSCRLRWLNYLRPGIKRGNMSEEEEDLIIRLHNLLGNRWALIAGRLPGRTDNEIKNHWNTHLSKRSLTIQDLNAKMNQKLESSSGVASPSPALASDALPVLHLTADGSELNVGQPFDFTLNWNATVNEFEAEGYGFADHEELFRGGSSVDAHRHHLPLELDELSEFIDCEEYYFVS